CCCGCCGGTCGCCGTCGGCCAACGCCTCGTAGCCCTCGATCACCGGCCCGAACGGCTCGGCCTTCCCGCGCTCCTCGAGGAACCGCTCCGCGGTGCGGACGATGTGCAGCGAATTGCGCTCGCACTCCTCGGAGGTGTCGCCCCAGGCGGTGATGCCGTGCCCGCCGAGCACACACCCGATCGCCCCCGGATTGGCCTCCTTGACCGCCGCGATGTCCAGCCCCAGCTGGAATCCGGGCCGCCGCCACGGCACCCACACCACGGTGTCGCCGAAGCACTCGGCGGTCAGCTTCTCGCCGTCGGCCGCGCAGGCCAGCGCGATCCCGGAGTCGGGATGGAGGTGGTCCACGTGCGCGGCTTCGACCAGCCCGTGCATCGCCGTGTCGATGGAGGGCGCCGCGCCGCCCTTGCCGTGCAGGCAGTAGTCGAAGGCGGCGACCATCTCGTCCTCACGCCCGACGCCCGGGTAGACGTCCTTGAGCGCCCGCATCCGGTCCAGCCGCAACACCGCGAGCCCGCCCTCGGTGAGCGTACCGAGATCCCCACCGGACCCCTTGACCCACATCAGCTCGACATCACCCCCCGTGACGGGATCGGTCCCACTGCCCTTCGCGGAGGCGTTGCCACCCGCGTAGTTGGTGTTCCGCGGATCCGCACCGAGCCGATGCGAACGGGCGAGGAGTGCGGCGGCTTCGGGGTGGACAGCCATGTCTTCCAGTCCTTACGAGAGAGGGAGGGAGAAGCGCCCCGTCAGGGGCGCGGGACAGTTTCGATGTGCGGCTCCGCCGCGTGGGCGCGATCAACCACGAACAACCCGCGGCCCGCGAACAACACGAACCCGGCGGACGCCTACGCCCCCCACCCCGCCTGCTGCCCACCGACCCGCTCGGCGACGACCTTCTCGGCCCACCCGCAGGCGCGGTACGCCTTCATGGGCTCGGGGTCGAGACCCATCTCCGCCCGCACCTCACGAAGCAGCGGACGCACGTCCGTGTTGTACGCGTCCATCAGCACGGCGTTGGCCTCCAGCACGTCCCCGGCGGCCTGCGCGGCGGCCAGCGCCCCCGCATCGACCAGCAGCGCCTTCGCCGTGGCCTCCTGCACGTTCGTCACCGACCGGATGATCGCCGGAATCTTCGCCTCGATGTTGTGGCACTGGTCGAGCATGAACGCCACGTCCGACGAGAACCCGCCCCCACGCACCACCTCGTACATGATCCGGAACAGCTGGAACGGATCGGCCGCGCCCACCATCAGGTCGTCGTCCGCGTAGAAGCGCGAGTTGAAGTCGAACCCGCCGAGCTTCCCCTCCCGCAGCAGCGTCGCCACGATGAACTCGATGTTCGTGCCCGGCGCGTGGTGCCCCGTGTCGACCACGACCTGCGCCTTCTCGCCCAGCTTCAGGCAGTGCGCGTACGCCGTGCCCCAGTCCGGCACGTCCGTCGTGTAGAACGCCGGCTCGAAGAGCTTGTACTCCAGCAGCATCCGCTGGCCCTCGCCGAGCCGCTCGTACACCTCGGCCAGTCCCTCGGCGAGCCGGTCCTGCCGGGACCGGATGTCGTCCTGACCCGGATAGTTCGTGCCGTCGGCGAACCACAGCTTCAGGTCCCGGGACCCGGTGGCGTCCATGATGTCGACGCACTCCAGCAGGTGGTCGACGGCCTTCCTGCGCACGACCGCGTCGGGGTGGCAGATGCTGCCCAGTTTGTAGTCGTCGTCCTGGAAGGTGTTCGAGTTGATGGCGCCGATCCGGACCCCGCGGTCCTCGGCGTGCCTGGCCAGCGCGGCGTAGTTCCCGACCCGGTCCCACGGGATGTGCAGGGCCACGGTCGGGGCGACGCCGGTGAACTCGTGCACCTTGGCCGCGTCGTCCAGTTTCTCGAACGGGTCGCGCGGGACGCCGGCCTGGGCGAACACCTTGAAGCGGGTGCCCGAGTTCCCGTACGCCCACGACGGCGTCTCGACGGCCTGGGTCTTGAGCGCTGCCTTCACCGCGGCTGGTTCGGTCACTTCGGGGCTCCTGTGACGTCGGGTCGTGGCCCGCTGTGCGCACGACCAACTGTGAAACGATTCAGAACGCGAAGCTATGAGTCGCCCGAAGGGGTGTCAACCCTTCCGGCCGACCCCGCTGGCCGTGACTCGGTCGTGACCTTTGGTCTTCGCAAGTTTTTCGACCCGGAACCATTGACGTGCCATGGCCTCGCTGCCTAACGTCCCCGGCAACCGAGTTGAAACCTTTCACGACGCCGTGAGGGCCGTCCCGCCGGCGTCGTCGAGGAGCCCCCAATGACCCACCCGTCCGACACGGGTACGGCCCCGGTTCTGGCGCTCAGGGACGTCTCCAAGTCCTTCGGCGCGGTCCGCGCGCTGCGGGACGTCTCCCTGGAACTGTTCCCCGGCGAGGTGCACGCCCTCGCCGGCGAGAACGGTGCCGGAAAGTCGACCCTCATCAAGACGCTCGCCGGCGTGCACCGGCCGGACGCCGGCCAGGTGCTGCTCGACGGCGCGCCGGTCGTCTTCCACGGTCCCGGCGACGCCCGCGACGCCGGCATCGCCGTGATCTACCAGGAGCCCACCCTCTTCCCCGACCTGTCGATCGCCGAGAACATCTTCATGGGCCGCCGGCCCCGGCGCGCCCTCGGCCGCATCGACCACCGGGCGACCCACGACGCCACCGCGGACCTGATGCGGCGCCTCGGCGTCGAGCTGGACCCCGACCGTCCCGCGCGCGGTCTGTCCATCGCGGACCAGCAGATCGTGGAGATCGCCAAGGCCCTCTCGTTCGACGCCCGCGTCCTGATCATGGACGAGCCGACCGCCGCCCTCACCGGCAGCGAGGTGGCCCGGCTCTTCGGCGTCGTACGCAGCCTGCGCGAGCAGGACGCCGCCGTGCTGTTCATCTCCCACCGCCTGGAGGAGATCTTCCGCATCTGCGCCCGTGTCACCACGCTGCGGGACGGCGCCCGGATCTCCAGCGAGCCGCTGGACGGCATGACCGAGGACGACCTGGTGCGCCGCATGGTCGGCCGCGACCTCGACGAGCTGTACCCGAAGCAGGAGGTCCGGGCCGGCGAAGTCGCCCTCAGCGTGCGCCGGCTGACCCGCGAGGGCGTGTTCACCGACGTCTCCTTCGAGGTGCGCCGCGGTGAGATCGTCGCGCTCGCCGGACTGGTCGGCGCCGGGCGCACCGAGGTCGCCCGCTCCGTCTTCGGCGTCGACCGCTGGGACGCCGGGACGGTGGAGGTCGACGGCAGGGCGCTGGTCAACGGCGCCCCGTCCACCGCGATGGCCGCCGGCCTCGCCCTCGTCCCGGAGGACCGGCGCGCGCAGGGCCTGGTGATGGGCATGTCCATCGAGCGCAACATCGGCCTCACCGGGCTCCGTACGACGGTGCGGGGCGGGTTCATGGACCGCGGCGCCGAACGCAGCCGCTCCCTCGACTGGGCCGTCAGGCTCCAGGTCAAGTACGCCCGCATCGCCGACACCGTCTCGACCCTCTCCGGCGGAAACCAGCAGAAGGTCGTCCTGGCCAAGTGGCTGGCCACCGGACCCAAGGTGCTGATCGTCGACGAGCCGACCCGCGGCATCGACGTCGGCACCAAGGCCGAGGTGCACCGGCTGCTGAGCGAACTGGCCGCCGACGGCGTGGCCGTACTGATGATCTCCTCCGACCTGCCCGAGGTCCTCGGCATGGCCGACCGCGTCCTCGTGATGCACGAGGGGCGGCTGACCGCCGAGATACCCCGCACCGACGCCACCGAGGAGACCGTGATGGCCGCAGCCACGGGGAGGGCAGCCGCATGACGGTGACCGCACCCGACCGGAGCCCCGTGGCCGACATCCCCAAGGCCGGCGCCACCCGGCTGGTCGACCGCATCTTCAAGATGCGCGAACTGGCCATCCTGCTGGTCTTCCTGGTGATGATCGGCGTCACCCAGGCCGGCAACAGCGAGTTCCTGTCCGAACAGGGCATCAAGGACCTGCTGCTCAACGCGACCATCCTGGTGCTGGTCGCCACCGGCCAGTCGCTGGTCGTCATCACCCGCAACGTCGACCTGTCGGTCGGCTCCACCCTCGGCATCAGCGCCTTCACCGCCGGTACGTACCTCCAGGGCGGCGGCAACTCGTTCGTCGCCGTGGTCCTCGCGGTCCTGACGGGCGTCGGCTTCGGCCTCCTCAACGGCCTGCTCGTCAGCCTCGGCCAGGTCCCGGCGCTGGTCGTCACCCTCGGCACCCTCTACATCATCCGCGGCATCGACTCCATCTGGGTCGGCTCCCGCCAGATCACCGCGGCCGACCTGCCCGGCGGCTTCGTCGACTTCGGCTCCGGCGGCATCTGGGCCGTGCCGTGGCTGGCGCTGATCGCGCTCGCCGTGCTGGTCGCCACGGCGTACTACCTCAAGCACTTCGGCGGCGGACGGGAGCTGTACGCGCTCGGTTCCAACCCGGAGGCCGCCCGGCTGGCCGGCATCCCCGTGCGCAAGCGGATCCTCGCCGCGTACACCTTCTGCGGTGCCCTCGCCGGCCTCGCCGGCGCCCTCTACCTGGCGCGCTTCGGCAACGTCGACTCCGGCACCGGCAACGGCTACGAACTGACCGTCGTCAGCGCGGTGGTGGTCGGCGGCGTCGTCTTTACCGGCGGCTCCGGCAGCGTCTACGGCGCGGCCCTCGGCGCGCTGCTGCTGACCTCGATCAACAGCGTGCTCCCCGCGCTCGGGGTCAGCTCCGTGTGGGTGCTGGCCATCAACGGCATCCTGCTCATCCTCGCCATCGCCGTCGACCGGATCGTCGCGCTGCGCGTGGCCAACGCCCTGAAGAAGAGGAACGCCCGCCATGGCTGACAGCTCAATCGCGCGAGCGATCCGCCGGTCCGCCTCTTTGCGGTGGGACGGGGCCGTGGGCGCCCTCCTCATCGTGGTGCTGCTGTTCTCCTTCGGCTTCGTCGACGGCTTCGGCAACGCCCTCAACCTGTCCTTCCTCATCGGCAACACCCTGCCGATCGCGCTCATCGCCCTGCCGATGACCCTGCTCGTCGTCTCCGGAGAGATCGACCTGTCGGTCGCCTCCACCGCCGGTCTGTCCGGCGCGGTGATGGGCGCCCTGTGGAACCAGGGCATGACCATCGAGGCGATCATCCCGATCTGCCTGCTGCTCGGCGTCGTCTGCGGCCTGGTCAACGGGCTGCTGGTCACCCGGCTCGGCCTGCCCTCCCTCGCCGTGACGATCGGCACCCTGGCGGCCTACCGGGGCATCGCGCAGATCGTGCTCGGCTCCGACGCGGTCACCGACTTCCCGTCGCAGTACCTGGACTTCGCGTCCGGCCGGATCGGCGACACGTTCGTCCCGTACGCCTTCCTGCCGTTCCTCGTGCTGCTGGCCATCGCCGTGGTCGCCCTGCACGCCATGCCGTTCGGCCGGGCGCTGTTCGCGGTCGGCGCCAGCGAGGAGGCCGCGCGGTTCGCCGGGATCCGGGTCCGGCGGCAGAAGCTGATCCTCTTCACGCTGACCGGGCTGATGTCCGCGCTGACCGGGGTCTTCTGGGCGCTGCACTACGCGAGTGCGCGGTACGACAACGCCACGGGGCTCGAACTGTCCGTCGTCGCGGCCGTGTTGCTGGGCGGCATCGACTTCGACGGCGGGAAGGGCACGTTGGGCGGCGCGATCGCCGGGGTGTTTCTGCTCGGGGCGTTGCAGAACGTGATGAGTCTTCAGGATGTTTCCGCGCAGTCGCAGATTGTCGTGACCGGTGTGTTGTTGGTTCTGTCCGTGCTGGGGCCCCGGGTTGCACGGCAGGTTTCACTGGCAAGGGCGCAGAGGCTGACGTAGCCGCGCCGTTCACATGCTGCGGGCCGTCTGTGGCTGGTCGCGACCACGCGGCGGAGCCGCACATCGACACCGCCCCGCGCCCCTTCGGGGCGCGCCTCAGTCACCTCGTTCACGAAGGAACCCACTATGCGCAAGCAATCGCTCCGCCGTACCTGCGCGGCCCTGGCCGCCGTCACCTCCCTCGCCCTCGCCGCCACCGCCTGCGGTGGCACCACCAAGGAGGACGTCAAGGACGAGGGTGGCAAGGCCGCCACCGCCGGGAAGGCCGATCCCAACGCCGAGACGAAGAAGGGGCTGACCGTCGGCTTCCTGCCCAAGCAGGTCAACAACCCCTACTTCACCGTCGCCGACAAGGGCGGCGAGAAGGCGCTGAAGGAACTCGGCTCCAGTTACAAGGAGGTCGGCACCTCCAGCGGCACCGACACCGCCGGCCAGGTCTCCTACGTCAACACGCTCACCCAGCAGCAGGTCGACGCCATGGCCGTCTCCGCGCAGGACCCGGGCGCCCTGTGCACCGCGCTCAAGCAGGCCATGAAGAACGAGATCAAGGTCGTCACCTACGACTCGGACACCAACCCCGAGTGCCGCAACGCCTTCATCTCCCAGGCGTCCGCCGACGACCTCGGCCGCACCCAGGTGCAGCTGCTCGCCGAGCAGATCGGCAACAAGGGCGAGATCGCGATCCTCTCCGCCGCGCAGACCGCGACGAACCAGAACGCCTGGATCGACATCATGAAGGACGAGCTGAAGGACCCGAAGTACAAGGACATCAAGCTGGTCACGGTCGCCTACGGCGACGACGACGCGCAGAAGTCCTTCCAGCAGACCCAGGGCCTGCTCCAGGAGCACCCGAACCTGAAGGGGATCATCTCCCCGACCACCGTCGGCATCAAGGCCGCCGCCCAGTACCTGTCCGGCTCCAAGTACAAGGGCAAGGTCAGGCTGACCGGCCTCGGCACGCCCAACGACATGCGCAAGTACGTCAAGAACGGCACCGTCGAGGCGTTCGAGCTGTGGGACCCGGCCAAGCTCGGTGAACTGGCCGCGCGCACC
The Streptomyces sp. NBC_01723 genome window above contains:
- a CDS encoding ABC transporter permease, which codes for MADSSIARAIRRSASLRWDGAVGALLIVVLLFSFGFVDGFGNALNLSFLIGNTLPIALIALPMTLLVVSGEIDLSVASTAGLSGAVMGALWNQGMTIEAIIPICLLLGVVCGLVNGLLVTRLGLPSLAVTIGTLAAYRGIAQIVLGSDAVTDFPSQYLDFASGRIGDTFVPYAFLPFLVLLAIAVVALHAMPFGRALFAVGASEEAARFAGIRVRRQKLILFTLTGLMSALTGVFWALHYASARYDNATGLELSVVAAVLLGGIDFDGGKGTLGGAIAGVFLLGALQNVMSLQDVSAQSQIVVTGVLLVLSVLGPRVARQVSLARAQRLT
- the rhaS gene encoding rhamnose ABC transporter substrate-binding protein, which produces MRKQSLRRTCAALAAVTSLALAATACGGTTKEDVKDEGGKAATAGKADPNAETKKGLTVGFLPKQVNNPYFTVADKGGEKALKELGSSYKEVGTSSGTDTAGQVSYVNTLTQQQVDAMAVSAQDPGALCTALKQAMKNEIKVVTYDSDTNPECRNAFISQASADDLGRTQVQLLAEQIGNKGEIAILSAAQTATNQNAWIDIMKDELKDPKYKDIKLVTVAYGDDDAQKSFQQTQGLLQEHPNLKGIISPTTVGIKAAAQYLSGSKYKGKVRLTGLGTPNDMRKYVKNGTVEAFELWDPAKLGELAARTAVALSSGQITGKEGETFKAGAMGEYTIGKDGVINLGKPTVFTAENVDRFNF
- a CDS encoding sugar ABC transporter ATP-binding protein; this encodes MTHPSDTGTAPVLALRDVSKSFGAVRALRDVSLELFPGEVHALAGENGAGKSTLIKTLAGVHRPDAGQVLLDGAPVVFHGPGDARDAGIAVIYQEPTLFPDLSIAENIFMGRRPRRALGRIDHRATHDATADLMRRLGVELDPDRPARGLSIADQQIVEIAKALSFDARVLIMDEPTAALTGSEVARLFGVVRSLREQDAAVLFISHRLEEIFRICARVTTLRDGARISSEPLDGMTEDDLVRRMVGRDLDELYPKQEVRAGEVALSVRRLTREGVFTDVSFEVRRGEIVALAGLVGAGRTEVARSVFGVDRWDAGTVEVDGRALVNGAPSTAMAAGLALVPEDRRAQGLVMGMSIERNIGLTGLRTTVRGGFMDRGAERSRSLDWAVRLQVKYARIADTVSTLSGGNQQKVVLAKWLATGPKVLIVDEPTRGIDVGTKAEVHRLLSELAADGVAVLMISSDLPEVLGMADRVLVMHEGRLTAEIPRTDATEETVMAAATGRAAA
- a CDS encoding ABC transporter permease, with the translated sequence MTVTAPDRSPVADIPKAGATRLVDRIFKMRELAILLVFLVMIGVTQAGNSEFLSEQGIKDLLLNATILVLVATGQSLVVITRNVDLSVGSTLGISAFTAGTYLQGGGNSFVAVVLAVLTGVGFGLLNGLLVSLGQVPALVVTLGTLYIIRGIDSIWVGSRQITAADLPGGFVDFGSGGIWAVPWLALIALAVLVATAYYLKHFGGGRELYALGSNPEAARLAGIPVRKRILAAYTFCGALAGLAGALYLARFGNVDSGTGNGYELTVVSAVVVGGVVFTGGSGSVYGAALGALLLTSINSVLPALGVSSVWVLAINGILLILAIAVDRIVALRVANALKKRNARHG
- the rhaI gene encoding L-rhamnose isomerase, coding for MTEPAAVKAALKTQAVETPSWAYGNSGTRFKVFAQAGVPRDPFEKLDDAAKVHEFTGVAPTVALHIPWDRVGNYAALARHAEDRGVRIGAINSNTFQDDDYKLGSICHPDAVVRRKAVDHLLECVDIMDATGSRDLKLWFADGTNYPGQDDIRSRQDRLAEGLAEVYERLGEGQRMLLEYKLFEPAFYTTDVPDWGTAYAHCLKLGEKAQVVVDTGHHAPGTNIEFIVATLLREGKLGGFDFNSRFYADDDLMVGAADPFQLFRIMYEVVRGGGFSSDVAFMLDQCHNIEAKIPAIIRSVTNVQEATAKALLVDAGALAAAQAAGDVLEANAVLMDAYNTDVRPLLREVRAEMGLDPEPMKAYRACGWAEKVVAERVGGQQAGWGA